Proteins from one Candidatus Paceibacterota bacterium genomic window:
- a CDS encoding nucleoside monophosphate kinase: MGKNKPINILLVGPSGGGKGTQAILIAEKFGMKHLQSGEILRRWASQENEFGKKVNEAMLKGFVPSEWIFQIIEEEFKKVDEGKGLVLDSFSRILPEAKMLYDVLEKSGRKLDYVFFVKVSDEEAMRRLSKRGVCRECKEIMMIDEIRDMKCVKCGGEVEIRKDDNPESIKKRLNEFKSKTTEVINYIRENGRLIEIDGEQPKEKVFEGIIKHIKQ; the protein is encoded by the coding sequence ATGGGCAAGAATAAACCAATCAACATACTGTTAGTCGGGCCTTCGGGCGGAGGAAAAGGGACACAGGCGATCTTGATCGCGGAAAAATTCGGTATGAAACATCTGCAGAGCGGGGAAATATTGAGAAGGTGGGCAAGCCAGGAAAATGAATTCGGGAAAAAGGTGAATGAAGCGATGCTGAAAGGTTTTGTTCCGTCTGAATGGATATTCCAGATAATCGAAGAGGAATTCAAAAAAGTGGATGAAGGCAAAGGTCTTGTTCTGGACAGTTTTTCGCGGATACTTCCCGAGGCAAAAATGCTCTATGATGTTCTCGAAAAGAGCGGAAGAAAACTTGATTATGTATTTTTTGTAAAAGTGAGCGATGAAGAAGCGATGAGAAGGCTCTCGAAAAGAGGCGTTTGCCGAGAATGCAAAGAGATCATGATGATCGATGAGATAAGGGATATGAAATGCGTGAAATGCGGCGGTGAAGTGGAAATAAGAAAAGATGATAATCCCGAAAGCATCAAAAAGCGATTAAATGAGTTCAAATCAAAGACCACCGAAGTTATCAACTATATCCGCGAAAATGGCAGGCTGATCGAGATCGATGGGGAACAGCCGAAAGAAAAGGTTTTCGAGGGCATCATTAAGCATATCAAGCAGTAA
- a CDS encoding nucleoside monophosphate kinase, whose amino-acid sequence MKKNINVIIMGPQGSGKGTQIRLLIEKYGLQPIEVGNILREMATKDTPVGREVDEVINKRGELVSWGLLKKVLDEKVEAMDPKKGLIFDGTPRRMEEVEYWDKKFVEIGRKIDHIFYIDVSKEESLRRISSRKLCRQNGHPLIVGKDITEDDKVCPICKGEIYRRDDDTPEKVAKRLSWNEEKMKPVVEYYEKKGMITSVAGENTIEKIHKEIVSHIEK is encoded by the coding sequence ATGAAGAAAAACATAAATGTGATAATCATGGGCCCTCAGGGCTCCGGCAAGGGGACTCAGATCAGGCTATTGATCGAAAAATACGGTCTTCAGCCGATCGAGGTCGGAAATATACTGAGAGAGATGGCGACAAAAGATACTCCCGTAGGAAGGGAAGTGGATGAGGTCATCAATAAGCGGGGAGAACTTGTTTCGTGGGGCCTGTTAAAAAAAGTACTTGATGAGAAGGTCGAGGCTATGGATCCTAAGAAAGGCCTTATATTCGACGGGACGCCGAGAAGGATGGAGGAGGTGGAATATTGGGACAAAAAATTTGTCGAGATCGGAAGGAAGATCGACCATATATTTTACATTGATGTATCAAAAGAAGAATCCTTAAGGAGGATATCAAGTCGGAAGCTATGCAGGCAAAACGGACACCCGCTTATCGTCGGCAAGGATATTACGGAAGACGACAAGGTCTGTCCTATATGCAAGGGGGAAATTTACAGAAGAGACGACGACACTCCCGAAAAAGTCGCCAAAAGGCTTTCCTGGAACGAAGAGAAGATGAAGCCTGTTGTCGAATATTATGAGAAAAAAGGAATGATAACGAGCGTTGCAGGTGAGAATACTATAGAAAAGATCCACAAAGAGATCGTGAGCCATATTGAGAAATAA
- the map gene encoding type I methionyl aminopeptidase: MVKKRIDLKTKAEIEIMREGGKILAHILLLMSEKVVPGASGEELEEIADREIKKYGVISSFRNYKIHKNGVPFPSSICVSINDEIVHGFPRGKIIREGDIVGLDLGIKHKGLHTDSAITVGAGKLSAVAQKLIKVTKESLSLALSEVKPGNRLGDIGYAVQSYVEKNGFSVVQDLVGHGVGRSIHESPEVPNYGSRGEGLKLYPGMTFAIEPMVNAGKHYIKVDDDQWTIRTEDGSLSAHFEHSVAVTEEGCIILTELA; this comes from the coding sequence ATGGTAAAAAAAAGAATAGATCTGAAAACCAAAGCGGAGATAGAAATAATGAGGGAAGGCGGAAAGATATTGGCGCATATCCTGCTTTTGATGTCGGAAAAAGTTGTGCCGGGAGCTTCCGGTGAAGAACTCGAAGAGATCGCGGATCGAGAGATAAAAAAGTATGGAGTGATATCTTCGTTCCGCAATTACAAAATACACAAAAATGGAGTGCCTTTTCCGTCCTCGATCTGCGTTTCGATAAACGACGAGATCGTGCATGGATTTCCAAGGGGGAAGATAATAAGGGAGGGGGATATAGTCGGACTTGATCTGGGCATAAAACATAAGGGTCTTCATACGGATAGCGCGATCACTGTCGGTGCCGGAAAATTAAGCGCTGTTGCGCAGAAATTGATCAAGGTCACGAAAGAGTCCTTGTCACTTGCTCTCTCGGAGGTTAAGCCCGGAAACAGGCTGGGGGATATTGGATACGCGGTTCAGAGCTATGTCGAAAAGAACGGATTCTCGGTCGTTCAGGACCTTGTGGGTCACGGTGTAGGAAGATCGATACACGAATCTCCCGAAGTTCCTAATTATGGGAGCAGGGGAGAAGGATTGAAGCTGTACCCCGGCATGACATTTGCCATAGAGCCCATGGTCAACGCGGGAAAACATTATATCAAAGTGGATGACGACCAGTGGACCATCCGGACCGAAGACGGATCGCTTTCGGCGCATTTTGAACACAGCGTTGCGGTTACGGAAGAAGGGTGTATTATTTTAACTGAATTAGCATAA
- the ruvX gene encoding Holliday junction resolvase RuvX — MKTISIDYGDRRTGLAVSDESGKLAKRFRTLENREEEVLIAEIQKILLEEKIALVLVGVPVGLNAISEQTRKTNHFIMSLKRTINVPIESVNEMYTSKMAEKNLFDAGKRGTEIRELVDQEAARIILQEYLDKNVK, encoded by the coding sequence ATGAAAACAATTTCAATAGATTATGGCGACAGAAGGACGGGCTTGGCCGTTTCGGATGAAAGCGGCAAGCTTGCAAAGAGGTTCAGGACCCTTGAGAACAGAGAGGAGGAAGTTCTGATAGCGGAAATCCAAAAGATACTTCTTGAAGAAAAGATCGCGCTGGTTTTGGTGGGAGTTCCGGTCGGACTTAATGCGATCAGCGAGCAGACCAGAAAAACAAATCATTTTATTATGTCCTTGAAAAGAACGATAAATGTTCCCATTGAGAGCGTTAACGAGATGTATACGTCCAAGATGGCGGAAAAGAATCTTTTTGATGCCGGGAAAAGAGGAACCGAGATCAGGGAGCTGGTTGACCAGGAAGCGGCAAGGATAATTTTGCAGGAATATCTGGATAAGAATGTAAAATGA
- a CDS encoding glycosyltransferase family 39 protein — protein MKMDRLNKIAVYLFREKHYPFYILAISAFVLLFQLEGSIGNWDEAIYSEVAKEGLARNDWLSLWYKDGLWFEKPPLLIWLTMISYRIFGISEFSTWIFPVLFGVMGILGVYYLGKMMFGPKVGLLASLVLLTTPHYLVMSRNNMMDIFLFTNLIWSFVFLMKTRENGKYLIPASAFLALAFMTKNFSSVLIYPVMAFWLYANRRECHIGKKHIFASILVFLAIVLPWHLLMYLKYGWEFIEKYIGLHIVERFNSNMLDLEQSSDVLYYFKVLLQRSGSWWFVLVAFLPVIFNDVRKNVNRREITTLIIWVLIFFISYSASKTKLHHYILPIYAPISLVIAYGLYRSYLRRSIFGLLPLLIIFMNIDPATIRQVSDFGEARLALPILLYRYFHFTEFVIYVAAIFIIAGISIIYFSTHKPLAFKVPIFAVLLFSILIPFNPDRAPLAKEIGNKLHEKDIKIIRHMDLKNLNIDGSLVFYSYPVKIVPYRKNIKNEFDPGSVEYCLIDRSSAKDRSEVVYDFYPCAIDQN, from the coding sequence ATGAAAATGGACCGATTAAATAAAATAGCCGTTTATCTATTTCGGGAAAAGCACTATCCTTTTTATATATTGGCGATCAGTGCTTTTGTTTTATTATTTCAGCTTGAGGGTTCCATTGGAAATTGGGATGAGGCGATCTATAGCGAAGTTGCAAAGGAAGGCCTTGCGAGAAATGATTGGCTAAGCCTTTGGTATAAAGACGGACTATGGTTCGAGAAGCCCCCATTGCTTATCTGGCTTACCATGATCTCGTACAGGATCTTCGGTATAAGCGAATTTTCAACATGGATCTTTCCAGTTTTGTTCGGCGTCATGGGAATACTTGGTGTCTATTATCTGGGAAAAATGATGTTCGGTCCCAAGGTCGGACTTTTGGCTTCTCTGGTGCTTCTCACGACTCCGCACTATCTTGTGATGTCGAGGAATAATATGATGGATATTTTCTTGTTCACAAATCTTATTTGGTCTTTCGTATTTCTGATGAAAACGCGCGAGAACGGAAAATATCTCATTCCGGCATCGGCCTTTCTAGCCCTCGCCTTTATGACAAAAAATTTCTCCTCCGTGCTGATATATCCCGTCATGGCTTTTTGGCTATATGCGAACCGGAGGGAATGTCACATCGGGAAAAAGCATATTTTCGCTTCAATTCTCGTTTTTTTGGCAATAGTCCTTCCCTGGCATCTGTTGATGTATCTGAAATATGGATGGGAATTCATTGAAAAATATATAGGTCTTCATATTGTTGAAAGATTCAACAGTAATATGCTTGACCTCGAGCAGTCATCCGATGTTCTATATTATTTCAAGGTGCTTCTGCAGCGATCCGGCTCCTGGTGGTTCGTGCTTGTCGCGTTCCTGCCGGTGATATTCAATGATGTGAGAAAAAATGTGAACAGAAGAGAGATCACCACCCTGATCATCTGGGTTCTGATATTCTTCATATCTTATTCCGCATCGAAGACGAAACTCCATCACTACATTCTTCCCATATATGCGCCGATATCGCTTGTGATAGCCTATGGGCTGTATAGATCATATTTAAGAAGATCGATATTCGGACTCCTTCCTCTTCTTATCATATTTATGAATATCGATCCTGCAACAATACGGCAGGTTTCCGATTTTGGCGAGGCCAGACTTGCCCTCCCGATCCTTCTTTACAGATATTTCCATTTTACGGAATTTGTCATTTATGTGGCCGCAATATTCATCATAGCCGGCATCTCGATCATATATTTTAGTACGCATAAACCGCTTGCTTTCAAGGTTCCTATTTTTGCGGTCTTATTGTTCAGCATTCTTATACCGTTCAACCCGGACAGAGCGCCGCTTGCGAAGGAGATAGGTAATAAGCTGCATGAAAAAGACATCAAGATCATTCGCCACATGGATCTCAAGAATTTGAACATAGACGGATCGCTGGTGTTTTACAGCTACCCAGTAAAGATCGTTCCATACAGGAAAAATATCAAAAATGAATTCGATCCGGGAAGTGTGGAATATTGTCTAATAGACCGCTCGAGCGCAAAGGATCGGAGCGAGGTAGTTTATGATTTTTATCCTTGCGCGATAGATCAAAATTGA